In Solanum pennellii chromosome 7, SPENNV200, the following are encoded in one genomic region:
- the LOC107024071 gene encoding pentatricopeptide repeat-containing protein At1g71460, chloroplastic, with product MISCNLIPLPSKTNLEPPRDTQDRPSSGANHHAHNLSFSRHIKEPSKYPKHNNLPNLLSVHTKNPHAIYKDIQRFAHQNKLKEALTILDYLDHRGIPVNPTTFASLIAACVRLKSLTSAKIVHTHVIINGLENNEFLQTKVVNMYAACGSIEDAKNVFDKMPVRSVYPWNALLRGNVVLGGSKYGEVLGTFSDMRGLGVELNVYSFSCLIKSFAGASALFQGLKTHGLLIKNGFLGSDIVRTSLIDMYFKCGKVRLAHRVFEEVEERDVVMWGAIIAGFAHNKLQREALEYTRLMIREGLEVNSVILTTILPVIGEARASKLGKEVHAYVIKTKEYSKQLFIQSGLVDMYSKCGDIIAGRKVFYRSKERNAISWTALISGYILNGRLEQALRSILWMQQEGFKPDLVTVATVLPVCGKLKELKYGKEIHAYAVKNGFLPNASVSTCLMMMYSKCGLLQYSSRVFDSMAKRNVISWTAMMDSYIDSGCLEEALGVFRSMQLSKHRADSVAVGRILGVCGKLRLLKLGKEIHGQILKKDIASVPFVSAELVKMYGSCGAIDKSRLSFDLIPIKGSMTWTAIIEAYGLSGQYGAAINEFKQMISKGFNPNHFTFKVVFYICEKAGFADEGCQFFTMMTRKYKIKASEDHYTSIINLLHHVGRYEEAEKFVLLKQSST from the coding sequence ATGATCAGCTGCAATCTCATTCCGCTCCCATCAAAAACCAACCTTGAACCTCCTCGAGACACCCAAGATCGTCCCTCTTCCGGTGCAAATCATCATGCACATAATCTCAGTTTCTCCCGTCACATTAAAGAACCatcaaaatacccaaaacacaaCAATTTGCCCAACTTATTATCAGTTCATACAAAGAACCCACATGCCATTTACAAAGATATTCAAAGATTCGCTCACCAAAACAAGCTTAAAGAAGCACTTACCATACTGGATTACTTGGACCATCGTGGTATTCCTGTAAACCCCACTACATTTGCTTCACTTATTGCTGCTTGTGTTCGTTTGAAATCTTTAACTTCTGCGAAAATTGTGCATACCCATGTAATAATTAATGGGCTTGAGAATAATGAGTTTTTACAGACTAAGGTTGTTAATATGTATGCTGCTTGTGGGTCGATTGAAGATGCGAAGAATGTGTTTGATAAAATGCCTGTGAGAAGTGTGTACCCGTGGAATGCCTTGCTTAGGGGAAATGTGGTATTGGGTGGGAGTAAGTATGGTGAGGTTTTGGGTACGTTTTCGGATATGAGGGGTTTGGGGGTGGAACTGAATGTGTATAGTTTCTCTTGTTTGATTAAGAGTTTTGCGGGTGCTAGTGCGCTTTTTCAAGGTTTGAAGACACATGGGCTTTTGATCAAGAATGGATTTTTAGGAAGTGATATTGTTAGGACTAGTTTGATTGACATGTATTTCAAGTGTGGTAAGGTTAGACTTGCGCATCGCGTGTTTGAGGAAGTTGAGGAGAGGGATGTAGTTATGTGGGGTGCGATTATAGCTGGTTTTGCTCATAATAAGCTGCAAAGGGAGGCACTGGAGTATACTAGATTGATGATAAGGGAGGGACTAGAGGTGAATTCTGTTATCCTAACTACTATCCTTCCGGTTATTGGAGAAGCACGAGCAAGCAAACTTGGCAAGGAGGTACATGCTTATGTGATCAAGACAAAGGAATATTCGAAGCAGTTGTTCATTCAGTCAGGCTTAGTTGATATGTATTCCAAGTGTGGTGATATTATAGCAGGAAGAAAGGTGTTCTATAGGTCAAAAGAGAGGAATGCGATATCTTGGACTGCTCTCATTTCGGGTTACATTTTAAATGGGAGACTTGAACAGGCCTTGAGATCAATTTTGTGGATGCAGCAAGAAGGTTTTAAACCTGATCTTGTAACTGTTGCCACCGTTCTCCCTGTTTGTGGGAAACTGAAAGAATTAAAGTATGGGAAAGAGATTCATGCTTACGCAGTGAAAAATGGTTTTTTGCCAAATGCATCTGTAAGTACGTGTCTAATGATGATGTACTCAAAGTGTGGTTTGCTTCAATATTCATCTAGAGTTTTTGATAGTATGGCGAAGAGAAATGTTATATCATGGACAGCCATGATGGATTCATATATTGACTCTGGGTGTCTTGAGGAAGCACTTGGTGTTTTCCGATCAATGCAGTTGTCAAAGCACCGAGCAGATTCTGTTGCTGTGGGAAGGATTTTAGGTGTTTGTGGAAAATTAAGACTTTTGAAACTCGGGAAAGAAATACATGGTCAGATTCTGAAGAAAGATATAGCATCTGTACCTTTTGTTTCTGCAGAACTTGTGAAGATGTATGGGAGTTGTGGTGCAATTGATAAATCTAGGTTGTCCTTTGATTTAATACCTATAAAAGGATCTATGACATGGACTGCTATTATAGAGGCTTATGGCTTAAGTGGCCAATACGGAGCAGCAATAAACGAGTTTAAGCAGATGATATCGAAGGGCTTTAACCCAAACCATTTTACTTTTAAAgttgttttttatatttgtgaGAAAGCTGGATTTGCTGACGAGGGCTGTCAATTCTTCACCATGATGacacgaaaatataagataaaGGCGTCCGAAGACCATTATACTAGCATCATTAACCTTCTACATCATGTTGGTCGCTATGAAGAGGCTGAAAAGTTTGTGCTTCTCAAGCAATCCTCGACATGA